The following proteins are co-located in the Mus caroli chromosome 7, CAROLI_EIJ_v1.1, whole genome shotgun sequence genome:
- the Phkg2 gene encoding phosphorylase b kinase gamma catalytic chain, liver/testis isoform isoform X2 has translation MTLDVGPEDELPDWAAAKEFYQKYDPKDIIGRMRKGELFDYLTEKVALSEKETRSIMRSLLEAVSFLHANNIVHRDLKPENILLDDNMQIRLSDFGFSCHLEAGEKLRELCGTPGYLAPEILKCSMDETHPGYGKEVDLWACGVILFTLLAGSPPFWHRRQILMLRMIMEGQYQFTSPEWDDRSNTVKDLISKLLQVDPEARLTAEQALQHPFFERCEGSQPWNLTPRQRFRVAVWTILAAGRVALSSHRLRPLTKNALLRDPYALRPVRRLIDNCAFRLYGHWVKKGEQQNRAALFQHQPPRLFPIAATELEGDSGAITEDEATLVRS, from the exons ATGACGTTGGACGTGGGGCCGGAGGATGAACTCCCAGACTGGGCTGCGGCCAAAGAGTTTTACCAGAAGTACGACCCTAAGGACATCATTGGCAG GATGCGGAAAGGAGAGCTGTTTGACTATCTCACGGAGAAAGTGGCCCTCTCAGAAAAGGAAACCAG GTCCATCATGAGGTCTCTACTGGAAGCAGTGAGCTTTCTCCATGCCAACAACATTGTACATCGAGACCTGAAGCCTGAGAATATTCTCCTAGATGACAATATGCAGATACGCCTTTCAGATTTTGGGTTCTCCTGCCATTTGGAAGCTGGCGAGAAGCTTCGAG AACTGTGTGGGACTCCAGGGTATCTAGCACCAGAGATCCTTAAATGCTCCATGGATGAAACCCACCCAGGCTACGGCAAGGAAGTCGATCT CTGGGCTTGTGGGGTGATCCTGTTCACACTTCTGGCTGGCTCACCACCATTCTGGCACCGGCGGCAAATCCTGATGCTACGCATGATCATGGAAGGCCAATATCAGTTTACTTCACCTGAGTGGGATGATCGTTCAAACACCGTCAAAGACCTG ATCTCCAAGCTGCTGCAGGTGGATCCTGAAGCGCGCCTGACAGCTGAGCAAGCCCTGCAGCACCCCTTCTTTGAGCGCTGTGAAGGCAGCCAACCTTGGAACCTCACGCCTCGCCAGCGGTTCCGG GTGGCAGTGTGGACAATACTGGCTGCCGGACGAGTGGCCTTAAGCAGTCACCGTTTACGGCCACTAACTAAGAATGCACTATTGAGAGACCCCTATGCACTGCGGCCAGTACGGCGTCTCATCGACAACTGTGCCTTCCGGCTCTATGGGCACTGGGTAAAGAAGGGTGAGCAGCAGAACCGGGCAGCCCTTTTCCAGCACCAGCCTCCTAGGCTGTTCCCCATTGCTGCCACTGAACTCGAAGGAGACTCCGGTGCTATCACAGAGGATGAGGCTACACTGGTACGGAGCTAG
- the Phkg2 gene encoding phosphorylase b kinase gamma catalytic chain, liver/testis isoform isoform X1: MTLDVGPEDELPDWAAAKEFYQKYDPKDIIGRGVSSVVRRCVHRATGDEFAVKIMEVSAERLSLEQLEEVRDATRREMHILRQVAGHPHIITLIDSYESSSFMFLVFDLMRKGELFDYLTEKVALSEKETRSIMRSLLEAVSFLHANNIVHRDLKPENILLDDNMQIRLSDFGFSCHLEAGEKLRELCGTPGYLAPEILKCSMDETHPGYGKEVDLWACGVILFTLLAGSPPFWHRRQILMLRMIMEGQYQFTSPEWDDRSNTVKDLISKLLQVDPEARLTAEQALQHPFFERCEGSQPWNLTPRQRFRVAVWTILAAGRVALSSHRLRPLTKNALLRDPYALRPVRRLIDNCAFRLYGHWVKKGEQQNRAALFQHQPPRLFPIAATELEGDSGAITEDEATLVRS, translated from the exons ATGACGTTGGACGTGGGGCCGGAGGATGAACTCCCAGACTGGGCTGCGGCCAAAGAGTTTTACCAGAAGTACGACCCTAAGGACATCATTGGCAG AGGAGTGAGCTCTGTGGTCCGCCGCTGTGTCCATCGGGCTACCGGTGATGAGTTTGCAGTGAAGATCATGGAGGTGTCAGCTGAGCGGCTGAGTCTTGAGCAGCTGGAGGAGGTGCGGGATGCCACACGGCGAGAGATGCACATTCTTCGCCAGGTCGCTGGCCACCCCCATATCA TCACTCTCATCGATTCCTACGAGTCTTCTAGCTTCATGTTCCTGGTGTTTGACCT GATGCGGAAAGGAGAGCTGTTTGACTATCTCACGGAGAAAGTGGCCCTCTCAGAAAAGGAAACCAG GTCCATCATGAGGTCTCTACTGGAAGCAGTGAGCTTTCTCCATGCCAACAACATTGTACATCGAGACCTGAAGCCTGAGAATATTCTCCTAGATGACAATATGCAGATACGCCTTTCAGATTTTGGGTTCTCCTGCCATTTGGAAGCTGGCGAGAAGCTTCGAG AACTGTGTGGGACTCCAGGGTATCTAGCACCAGAGATCCTTAAATGCTCCATGGATGAAACCCACCCAGGCTACGGCAAGGAAGTCGATCT CTGGGCTTGTGGGGTGATCCTGTTCACACTTCTGGCTGGCTCACCACCATTCTGGCACCGGCGGCAAATCCTGATGCTACGCATGATCATGGAAGGCCAATATCAGTTTACTTCACCTGAGTGGGATGATCGTTCAAACACCGTCAAAGACCTG ATCTCCAAGCTGCTGCAGGTGGATCCTGAAGCGCGCCTGACAGCTGAGCAAGCCCTGCAGCACCCCTTCTTTGAGCGCTGTGAAGGCAGCCAACCTTGGAACCTCACGCCTCGCCAGCGGTTCCGG GTGGCAGTGTGGACAATACTGGCTGCCGGACGAGTGGCCTTAAGCAGTCACCGTTTACGGCCACTAACTAAGAATGCACTATTGAGAGACCCCTATGCACTGCGGCCAGTACGGCGTCTCATCGACAACTGTGCCTTCCGGCTCTATGGGCACTGGGTAAAGAAGGGTGAGCAGCAGAACCGGGCAGCCCTTTTCCAGCACCAGCCTCCTAGGCTGTTCCCCATTGCTGCCACTGAACTCGAAGGAGACTCCGGTGCTATCACAGAGGATGAGGCTACACTGGTACGGAGCTAG
- the Phkg2 gene encoding phosphorylase b kinase gamma catalytic chain, liver/testis isoform isoform X3 codes for MFLVFDLMRKGELFDYLTEKVALSEKETRSIMRSLLEAVSFLHANNIVHRDLKPENILLDDNMQIRLSDFGFSCHLEAGEKLRELCGTPGYLAPEILKCSMDETHPGYGKEVDLWACGVILFTLLAGSPPFWHRRQILMLRMIMEGQYQFTSPEWDDRSNTVKDLISKLLQVDPEARLTAEQALQHPFFERCEGSQPWNLTPRQRFRVAVWTILAAGRVALSSHRLRPLTKNALLRDPYALRPVRRLIDNCAFRLYGHWVKKGEQQNRAALFQHQPPRLFPIAATELEGDSGAITEDEATLVRS; via the exons ATGTTCCTGGTGTTTGACCT GATGCGGAAAGGAGAGCTGTTTGACTATCTCACGGAGAAAGTGGCCCTCTCAGAAAAGGAAACCAG GTCCATCATGAGGTCTCTACTGGAAGCAGTGAGCTTTCTCCATGCCAACAACATTGTACATCGAGACCTGAAGCCTGAGAATATTCTCCTAGATGACAATATGCAGATACGCCTTTCAGATTTTGGGTTCTCCTGCCATTTGGAAGCTGGCGAGAAGCTTCGAG AACTGTGTGGGACTCCAGGGTATCTAGCACCAGAGATCCTTAAATGCTCCATGGATGAAACCCACCCAGGCTACGGCAAGGAAGTCGATCT CTGGGCTTGTGGGGTGATCCTGTTCACACTTCTGGCTGGCTCACCACCATTCTGGCACCGGCGGCAAATCCTGATGCTACGCATGATCATGGAAGGCCAATATCAGTTTACTTCACCTGAGTGGGATGATCGTTCAAACACCGTCAAAGACCTG ATCTCCAAGCTGCTGCAGGTGGATCCTGAAGCGCGCCTGACAGCTGAGCAAGCCCTGCAGCACCCCTTCTTTGAGCGCTGTGAAGGCAGCCAACCTTGGAACCTCACGCCTCGCCAGCGGTTCCGG GTGGCAGTGTGGACAATACTGGCTGCCGGACGAGTGGCCTTAAGCAGTCACCGTTTACGGCCACTAACTAAGAATGCACTATTGAGAGACCCCTATGCACTGCGGCCAGTACGGCGTCTCATCGACAACTGTGCCTTCCGGCTCTATGGGCACTGGGTAAAGAAGGGTGAGCAGCAGAACCGGGCAGCCCTTTTCCAGCACCAGCCTCCTAGGCTGTTCCCCATTGCTGCCACTGAACTCGAAGGAGACTCCGGTGCTATCACAGAGGATGAGGCTACACTGGTACGGAGCTAG
- the Ccdc189 gene encoding coiled-coil domain-containing protein 189, which produces MITPSSSQSLGMKSEQSPKLQEELDRSPSSVDGSALRNGTDMQTESPAEATSSPVEVAEDSGANLFPPPLPQPRICMWKYLDIHSMHRLEKAATVEKMREVLAELLELGFPEQSLRDAIILDLFSHALIFCRQQGFSPEQTSAACALLQDLHKACVATPLGNVEECYRYFTSVLFCHGIRRPPFSIDLFKEEQLLALADYVVNTYFRHFKLYKYVFTPQVRLDLSLTYTGLQPLTLWPEEKENEEMMVEEQVATPQEEEPETVTEPEQQPSEVCILQTYIKSQLSKELRQLQQLVEERLKESEERLSSKLAALERPFQTPPSKGKTKTK; this is translated from the exons ATGATTACCCCCAGTTCCAGCCAGAGCCTGGGAATGAAGTCGGAACAATCTCCCAAACTGCAGGAGGAACTGGACAGGAGTCCCAGCTCGGTGGACGGCTCGGCCCTAAGGAACGGAACAGACATGCAGACCGAGTCGCCTGCAGAAGCCACTAGTAGCCCTGTGGAAGTGGCTGAAGATTCTGGAGCCAACTTGTTCCCG CCACCACTACCCCAGCCCCGGATCTGTATGTG GAAATACCTGGACATCCATTCTATGCACAGACTGGAGAaggcagccactgtggaaaaGATGAGAGA GGTTCTTGCTGAGCTCTTGGAGCTTGGCTTTCCTGAGCAGAGCCTGCGGGATGCCATTATCTTGGACCTCTTCTCCCATGCACTCATCTTCTGCCGCCAGCAGGGCTTTTCACCAGAGCAGACATCAGCAGCCTGTGCCCTGCTCCAAGATCTTCACAAGGCCTGTGTTG CTACCCCTCTGGGCAACGTGGAGGAGTGCTACCGCTACTTTACCAGCGTCCTCTTTTGTCATGGAATCAGG CGGCCCCCTTTCAGCATTGACCTCTTTAAAGAGGAGCAGCTGCTGGCCCTGGCTGACTACGTGGTCAACACCTACTTCCGCCACTTCAAGCTCTACAAATACGTCTTCACCCCACAG GTGCGACTGGACCTATCTCTGACTTACACGGGGTTACAGCCACTCACGCTCTGGCCAGAGG agaaagaaaacgAGGAGATGATGGTGGAAGAGCAAGTAGCTACTCCACAGGAGGAAGAGCCAGAAACTGTGACGGAGCCAGAGCAACAGCCAA GTGAGGTGTGTATCCTCCAGACCTACATCAAGTCCCAGCTGAGCAAGGAGTTGAGGCAGCTCCAGCAGCTGGTGGAGGAGCGGCTCAAGGAGAGCGAGGAAAGGCTGAGCAGTAAACTGGCTGCACTGGAGCGGCCATTCCAGACACCTCCCAGCAAAGGCAAGACCAAGACCAAGTGA